The Acidobacteriota bacterium genome includes a region encoding these proteins:
- a CDS encoding GNAT family N-acetyltransferase yields the protein MTQPAGRAPVLDEASRLAARYPDEPRWVDLRGLLLSGRALLFAHRPEVGFIARSPDEPFAFVAGTPVSGDLADLLAHGDPPELEILVPNEHADAVGEMLPGWARGSTVLHRYSGATGAFATAPPHGVTLTTLTDPTALAAGTWSEATAEELAAAVSNGMAMSVAWVDGELAAFCAAPVETESLWDVWVETLPAHRRRGLASACFHRLRDDMIARGKLPVWGAHGDNHGSIRMAKGLGFVPAGTLAYFRREAG from the coding sequence ATGACCCAGCCCGCCGGCCGCGCGCCGGTCCTCGACGAGGCGAGCCGGTTGGCGGCGCGCTATCCGGACGAACCCCGCTGGGTGGACCTGCGGGGCCTGTTGCTTTCCGGTCGGGCTCTGCTCTTCGCGCACCGACCGGAGGTCGGCTTCATCGCTCGCTCCCCGGACGAGCCCTTCGCTTTCGTCGCCGGCACCCCGGTGTCCGGCGATCTGGCCGACCTTCTCGCCCACGGGGACCCTCCGGAACTTGAGATCCTGGTGCCGAACGAGCACGCCGACGCCGTCGGCGAGATGCTGCCCGGTTGGGCGCGCGGTTCGACCGTGCTCCATCGCTATTCCGGGGCAACCGGCGCGTTCGCCACGGCACCGCCTCACGGAGTGACCCTCACCACCTTGACGGATCCCACCGCTCTCGCCGCCGGCACCTGGTCCGAGGCAACGGCTGAGGAACTGGCCGCCGCCGTCTCGAACGGCATGGCGATGTCCGTCGCCTGGGTGGACGGTGAACTCGCTGCCTTTTGCGCCGCGCCGGTCGAAACGGAATCCCTGTGGGACGTGTGGGTTGAGACCTTGCCGGCCCACCGGCGCCGGGGCCTCGCCTCCGCCTGCTTCCACCGCCTGCGGGACGACATGATCGCTCGCGGCAAACTGCCCGTGTGGGGCGCCCACGGCGACAATCACGGTTCGATTCGGATGGCGAAGGGCCTGGGCTTCGTCCCCGCCGGTACGCTGGCGTACTTCCGTAGGGAGGCCGGGTGA
- the ppdK gene encoding pyruvate, phosphate dikinase, which translates to MVSDTKYVYAFGGGTAEGSAADKALLGGKGANLAEMSRLGIPVPPGFTLTTEACLYFQRHDGEYPPSLAEEVDDHLKRLEELQERSFGNPEKPLLLSVRSGAPISMPGMMDTVLNLGLDGRVLEAQKNAGDGRFVRDAYRRLLTMYGDVVMEVPHRRFEKVLAAARAAAAVADDGALPPAALDGVISAFEALIAESAGRPFPQDPMEQLWGGIRAVFASWDNQRARDYRRLNGIPGTMGTGVNVQAMVFGNGGDDCATGVAFTRNPATGAPGLYGEYLVNAQGEDVVAGIRTPKPIEGTAAGGGMAERFAEATAELKAVCERLEGHYREMQDVEFTIEHGRLYMLQTRTGKRTGPAAVRIAVEMVGEERISPATALKRVEPEHLEQMLAPDFDQNEKARAVAEGKRLAEGLPAGPGAASGRIALSADRAAAMAADGPVLLVREETSPEDIVGMHASSGIVTSRGGMTSHAAVVARGMGKPCIVGASELHVDEESGEVRVAGQVLREGDDLSIDGTTGEIFAGGLAPRESDVLAALTGAGPDTEAARAFRKVLEWSDGVRRMRVRANADTPEDAIRARAFGAEGIGLCRTEHMFFEEDRIPRVRRMILATSAEERRAPLEELLPVQQSDFEGIFEAMAGLPVTVRLLDPPLHEFLPHGEKALAELAGDMGIDASEVAAKAESLREVNPMLGHRGCRLGATAPEIYDMQAEAIARAACVRRRAGDDVQPEIMIPLAGTSEELSRLRERTVAVIERVQQEEGVEVPILVGTMIEIPRAALVARDIAAHADFFSFGTNDLTQMTFGFSRDDIGSFLPQYLEQGLLPFDPFMRIDETGVGSLVRTACAQGREAKAHLHLGVCGEHGGEPHSIAFFERVGLDYVSCSPYRLPIARLAAARAVLAAREESLPEGE; encoded by the coding sequence ATGGTGAGCGACACGAAATACGTCTACGCCTTCGGCGGCGGTACCGCCGAGGGATCCGCCGCCGACAAGGCCCTGCTGGGCGGCAAGGGAGCCAACCTGGCGGAGATGAGCCGCCTCGGCATCCCCGTGCCGCCGGGCTTCACCCTCACCACCGAGGCTTGCCTCTACTTCCAGCGTCACGACGGTGAGTACCCACCGTCCCTGGCCGAAGAGGTCGACGACCACCTGAAGCGTTTGGAGGAACTCCAGGAACGCTCCTTCGGCAATCCGGAAAAGCCGCTCCTCCTGTCGGTGCGCTCCGGCGCGCCGATTTCGATGCCGGGGATGATGGACACGGTGTTGAATCTCGGCCTCGATGGACGGGTGCTCGAAGCCCAGAAGAACGCCGGCGACGGCCGCTTCGTGCGCGACGCCTACCGCCGCCTGCTGACCATGTACGGCGATGTGGTGATGGAGGTGCCGCACCGCAGATTCGAGAAGGTGTTGGCGGCGGCTCGCGCCGCCGCCGCCGTGGCCGACGACGGCGCCTTGCCGCCGGCGGCCCTGGACGGGGTGATTTCGGCCTTCGAAGCACTGATCGCAGAGTCCGCCGGCCGGCCCTTCCCGCAGGACCCGATGGAGCAGCTCTGGGGCGGCATCCGCGCCGTCTTCGCCAGTTGGGACAACCAGCGGGCGCGCGACTACCGGCGCCTGAACGGCATTCCCGGCACTATGGGTACCGGCGTCAACGTGCAGGCGATGGTGTTCGGCAACGGCGGCGACGACTGCGCCACCGGCGTAGCCTTCACCCGCAACCCGGCCACCGGTGCGCCGGGCCTCTACGGCGAGTACCTGGTGAACGCCCAGGGCGAGGACGTGGTCGCCGGCATCCGCACGCCGAAGCCGATCGAGGGCACCGCTGCGGGCGGCGGCATGGCCGAGCGCTTCGCCGAGGCGACGGCGGAACTCAAGGCCGTCTGCGAGCGCCTCGAAGGCCACTACAGGGAGATGCAGGACGTCGAGTTCACCATCGAACACGGGCGCCTCTACATGCTGCAAACGCGCACCGGCAAGCGCACCGGCCCGGCCGCCGTGCGCATCGCCGTGGAGATGGTGGGCGAGGAACGGATCAGTCCGGCGACGGCCTTGAAGCGGGTCGAGCCGGAGCACCTCGAACAGATGTTGGCGCCGGACTTCGACCAGAACGAGAAAGCGCGTGCGGTGGCCGAAGGCAAGCGGCTGGCCGAGGGCCTGCCGGCGGGGCCCGGAGCGGCGAGCGGCCGCATCGCCTTGAGCGCCGACCGCGCCGCCGCCATGGCCGCCGACGGGCCGGTGCTGCTGGTGCGCGAGGAGACGTCGCCGGAAGACATCGTCGGCATGCACGCCTCCTCCGGCATCGTCACCTCCCGCGGCGGCATGACCTCCCACGCGGCGGTGGTCGCCCGGGGGATGGGGAAGCCCTGCATTGTCGGCGCTTCGGAACTTCACGTCGACGAGGAGAGCGGCGAGGTTCGGGTGGCCGGCCAAGTGCTGCGGGAAGGCGACGACCTTTCCATCGACGGCACCACCGGCGAGATCTTCGCCGGCGGCCTGGCGCCGCGGGAATCCGATGTGCTGGCCGCCTTGACCGGCGCCGGTCCGGACACCGAGGCCGCTCGCGCCTTCCGCAAGGTCCTCGAGTGGTCCGACGGCGTGCGCCGGATGCGGGTGCGCGCCAACGCCGATACCCCGGAGGACGCCATCCGCGCCCGCGCCTTCGGGGCCGAGGGCATCGGCCTGTGCCGTACCGAGCACATGTTCTTCGAGGAAGACCGCATCCCGCGGGTGCGGCGCATGATCCTGGCGACCAGCGCCGAGGAGCGCCGGGCGCCCCTCGAAGAGCTGCTGCCGGTGCAGCAGTCCGACTTCGAGGGCATCTTCGAGGCGATGGCCGGCCTGCCGGTGACGGTGCGGTTGCTCGATCCGCCGCTCCACGAATTCCTGCCGCACGGCGAAAAAGCGCTGGCGGAGCTGGCTGGTGACATGGGCATCGATGCCTCCGAGGTGGCCGCCAAAGCCGAGTCCCTGCGCGAGGTCAACCCGATGCTCGGCCACCGCGGCTGCCGTCTGGGCGCGACGGCGCCGGAGATCTACGATATGCAGGCGGAGGCCATTGCCCGCGCCGCCTGCGTGCGGCGCCGCGCCGGTGACGATGTGCAGCCGGAGATCATGATCCCCCTGGCCGGTACCTCCGAGGAGCTGAGTCGCCTGCGCGAACGCACCGTGGCGGTGATCGAGCGGGTCCAGCAAGAGGAGGGGGTTGAGGTGCCGATCCTGGTCGGCACCATGATCGAGATTCCCCGTGCCGCCCTGGTCGCCCGGGACATCGCCGCCCACGCGGATTTCTTCTCCTTTGGCACCAACGACTTGACCCAGATGACCTTCGGCTTCTCGCGCGACGACATCGGCAGCTTCCTTCCGCAGTACCTCGAACAGGGTCTGCTGCCCTTCGATCCCTTCATGCGTATCGACGAGACGGGAGTCGGTTCCCTCGTCCGTACCGCCTGTGCCCAGGGGCGCGAGGCCAAGGCTCATCTCCACCTCGGCGTGTGCGGCGAACACGGCGGCGAACCGCACTCCATCGCCTTCTTCGAGCGGGTCGGGCTGGACTACGTTTCGTGCTCCCCCTACCGGTTGCCGATCGCCCGTCTGGCGGCGGCGCGGGCGGTGCTCGCCGCACGCGAAGAATCGCTGCCGGAAGGGGAATGA
- the mutL gene encoding DNA mismatch repair endonuclease MutL: MPKIHLLSDHLVSQIAAGEVVERPASVVKELVENSLDAGATEVRIELEAGGKRRILVADDGVGMGRDDALLAFDRHATSKIDNFEDLQQVGTLGFRGEALASIAAVARVELVTADEPGDGQRVRIEGGRVKAAEPAARARGTTLEIANLFFNVPARRKFLKTPATELRRCVEVVQGYALARPDVRFSVHHQGRALLEAPPVTAEDPVEGARERIAQVFGRPFADELVAIPARESGTITGLVGAASKARGRRLFVFVNRRLLRDRSILATFYRAVRDEWRNEDYPSLFLFLDVPPQDVDVNVHPQKSEVRFRDPAILDHLYGRLREGLAAARGEEEAPLRSPQRPPTPLAWQGLGERKAPPSTASGGEPWRVARAGEVREPARNWPATPPQQVARPSYAPVERSAVPLSGRSGEERPFRLLGQYKGTLILLEGPDGLYLIDQHVAHERILFERLKRAMEQEATSSQRLLTPPVLELSPAEHLRLAEMVPDLMACGFEVTPLSGRSAALVAIPAVLKADEAEDLLRSLLAEDEAGGSGPEVMRQRILENMAADGSCKAAVKMHHPLSAAEMEALVAELFICENPYACPHGRPVVLEMTDADLERRFKRR; encoded by the coding sequence ATGCCGAAAATCCATCTCCTTTCGGACCACCTGGTCAGCCAAATCGCCGCCGGGGAGGTCGTCGAGCGTCCCGCCTCGGTGGTCAAAGAACTGGTCGAAAACTCCCTCGACGCCGGCGCGACGGAAGTGCGGATCGAGTTGGAAGCGGGCGGCAAGCGGCGCATCCTGGTGGCCGACGACGGCGTGGGGATGGGCCGGGACGATGCCCTCCTGGCCTTCGACCGCCACGCCACCAGCAAGATCGACAACTTCGAAGATCTCCAGCAGGTGGGCACCCTCGGCTTTCGGGGCGAAGCCCTCGCCTCCATTGCGGCGGTGGCGCGGGTGGAATTGGTGACCGCCGACGAGCCCGGCGACGGGCAGCGGGTGCGCATCGAGGGGGGGCGGGTCAAGGCGGCGGAGCCGGCGGCGCGGGCCCGCGGCACCACGTTGGAGATCGCCAACCTGTTCTTCAACGTGCCGGCTCGGCGCAAGTTCTTGAAGACTCCCGCCACCGAGCTGCGGCGCTGCGTGGAGGTGGTGCAGGGCTACGCCCTGGCTCGGCCGGACGTGCGCTTTTCCGTGCATCACCAGGGGCGGGCGCTGCTCGAAGCGCCGCCGGTGACGGCGGAAGATCCCGTCGAGGGCGCCCGTGAACGCATCGCCCAGGTCTTCGGCCGCCCCTTCGCCGACGAGCTGGTGGCAATTCCCGCCAGGGAGTCCGGCACGATCACCGGGTTGGTGGGAGCCGCCTCCAAAGCGCGCGGTCGGCGGCTGTTCGTGTTCGTCAACCGGCGCTTGCTGCGCGATCGCTCCATCCTCGCCACCTTCTATCGGGCCGTGCGCGACGAATGGCGCAATGAGGACTATCCCTCGCTGTTTCTGTTTCTGGACGTTCCACCGCAGGATGTAGACGTCAACGTTCATCCGCAGAAATCCGAAGTGCGCTTTCGCGATCCCGCCATCCTCGATCATCTCTACGGTCGCTTGCGGGAGGGCCTCGCCGCCGCCCGGGGCGAGGAGGAAGCTCCCCTGCGATCGCCCCAGCGTCCACCAACGCCGCTTGCCTGGCAGGGTCTCGGTGAACGCAAAGCACCACCATCGACCGCCTCGGGCGGTGAGCCCTGGAGGGTGGCACGAGCCGGCGAGGTCCGAGAGCCGGCCCGCAACTGGCCCGCGACCCCTCCGCAGCAGGTGGCGCGGCCGAGCTATGCGCCGGTGGAGCGCTCAGCGGTGCCGCTCTCCGGCCGCTCCGGTGAAGAGCGGCCCTTTCGCCTGCTGGGGCAGTACAAGGGCACCCTGATCCTGCTCGAAGGGCCGGATGGTCTCTACCTGATCGACCAGCATGTGGCCCACGAGCGGATTCTCTTCGAGCGCCTGAAGCGAGCGATGGAGCAAGAGGCGACCTCCAGCCAACGGCTGCTGACGCCGCCGGTGTTGGAGCTTTCGCCGGCGGAACACCTGCGGTTGGCGGAAATGGTACCGGACCTCATGGCCTGCGGTTTCGAGGTCACTCCGCTGTCCGGCCGCAGCGCCGCCCTGGTGGCGATACCGGCAGTGCTCAAGGCCGATGAAGCGGAGGATCTGTTGCGCTCGCTGTTGGCCGAAGACGAGGCCGGCGGTTCCGGTCCGGAGGTGATGCGCCAGCGCATTCTGGAGAACATGGCGGCGGACGGTTCGTGCAAGGCGGCGGTCAAGATGCACCACCCGCTTTCGGCGGCGGAGATGGAAGCACTGGTCGCGGAGCTCTTCATCTGCGAGAATCCCTACGCTTGCCCGCATGGAAGGCCGGTGGTCCTGGAGATGACCGACGCCGATCTCGAGCGCCGCTTCAAGCGGCGATGA
- the glyS gene encoding glycine--tRNA ligase subunit beta, translating into MPKGEYLLEVRAEEIPARMLAPATAELVEGLVEALTARGLAPTSSSVGFTPRRLVVVLKGLPEREEDREEQMIGPPARIAFDDDGEPTQAALGFAKRCGVEADALERTTTDKGEYLAATVKTVGSDTGEVLAELAPRVLAGLSWPKSMRWGDGAGPWVRPVHGIVSTFSGAVVPFDLFDVTAGDETVGHPVLSPDAFTVKGAADYRRKLSRRGIEVLPEERRQILLAEMRERAAALGGVLVEDDELLDKLTAMCEIPGVMEGTFSEGFLGLPREVLIASLKDHQSAFTIEGEAEEEGAERPLLPYYLTVMDRPDDPAGRVRAGNEWVVAARLEDGRFFFDEDRKRSLADRAGDLDRLTFHERLGTYADKAERIAELSRLLCEQLGWQGEIDAAVTAAGLLKADLPSEMVKEFTSLQGIMGGLYARLEGVDRAVWQAIYDQYLPASTDDPLPRGRIGKITALADRIDSLVGIFGLGLIPTGSRDPFGLRRAAQGAVRITLEGRLPLDLDLVAARAALLYGERLERSGEEILSDLRPFLHDRTRYLLGLKGYAYDEIEAALAVGGNDLPDLEARVDALHRVRDEKGFLSVVLAAKRIANIVKDHNEYSLDPEVFAEDAERDLHDAFQALRSQIEEAAAAGEYERGLRRIADLAEVLDRFFVEVLVMDEDRDRRRNRIALLQAIHRVISRTARLTEVVVDRAEHRSRFEEDES; encoded by the coding sequence ATGCCGAAAGGTGAGTACCTGCTGGAAGTGCGCGCCGAGGAGATCCCGGCGCGCATGCTCGCCCCGGCGACGGCGGAGCTGGTCGAGGGGCTGGTCGAGGCCTTGACGGCCCGCGGGCTGGCGCCGACGTCGAGTTCCGTGGGCTTCACACCGCGGCGGCTGGTGGTGGTCTTGAAGGGCCTACCGGAGCGCGAAGAGGACCGCGAAGAGCAGATGATCGGTCCGCCGGCCCGCATCGCCTTCGACGACGACGGCGAACCTACCCAGGCCGCCCTCGGCTTTGCCAAGCGCTGCGGTGTCGAAGCGGATGCCCTGGAGCGGACCACCACCGACAAGGGCGAGTACCTGGCGGCGACGGTCAAGACCGTCGGTTCCGATACCGGCGAAGTGCTGGCGGAGCTGGCGCCGCGGGTGCTCGCCGGCTTGTCCTGGCCGAAGAGCATGAGGTGGGGCGACGGCGCTGGACCCTGGGTGCGGCCGGTGCACGGCATCGTGTCGACCTTTTCCGGTGCGGTGGTGCCCTTCGATCTGTTCGACGTCACCGCCGGCGACGAGACGGTAGGCCATCCGGTGCTGTCGCCGGATGCCTTCACGGTGAAGGGCGCCGCGGACTACCGCCGCAAGCTCTCCCGCCGCGGAATCGAGGTGCTGCCCGAGGAGCGCCGCCAAATACTGCTGGCGGAGATGCGCGAGCGCGCCGCGGCGCTCGGCGGCGTGCTGGTGGAGGACGACGAATTGCTCGACAAGCTGACCGCCATGTGCGAGATCCCCGGAGTGATGGAGGGCACCTTCTCGGAAGGCTTCCTCGGTCTGCCCCGGGAGGTTTTGATCGCCAGCCTGAAGGATCACCAGAGCGCCTTCACCATCGAGGGCGAGGCGGAGGAAGAGGGCGCCGAGCGTCCGCTGCTGCCGTACTACCTGACGGTGATGGATCGGCCGGACGATCCCGCCGGCCGGGTGCGGGCGGGCAACGAGTGGGTGGTGGCGGCGCGGCTCGAGGACGGCCGGTTCTTCTTCGACGAGGATCGCAAGCGCAGCCTGGCGGACCGCGCCGGCGACCTCGACCGGTTGACCTTTCACGAGCGCCTGGGCACCTACGCCGACAAAGCGGAACGTATTGCGGAACTGTCGCGCCTGCTGTGCGAACAGCTCGGGTGGCAGGGCGAGATCGACGCGGCGGTGACGGCGGCGGGACTTCTCAAAGCCGACCTGCCGAGCGAGATGGTCAAGGAATTCACCTCCCTCCAGGGGATCATGGGTGGCCTCTACGCGCGCCTCGAAGGCGTCGACCGGGCGGTGTGGCAGGCGATCTACGATCAATACCTGCCGGCCTCGACGGACGATCCGCTGCCGCGCGGCCGGATCGGCAAGATCACCGCCCTGGCGGACCGCATCGACTCGCTGGTCGGCATCTTCGGCCTGGGGCTGATCCCCACCGGCAGCCGCGATCCCTTCGGTCTGCGGCGGGCGGCCCAGGGCGCCGTGCGCATCACCCTCGAGGGCCGCTTGCCTCTGGACCTCGATCTGGTGGCGGCGCGGGCGGCGCTGCTCTACGGTGAGCGCCTGGAGCGGAGCGGCGAAGAGATCCTGTCGGATCTGCGCCCCTTTCTGCACGATCGCACCCGCTACCTCCTCGGTCTCAAGGGCTACGCCTACGACGAGATCGAGGCGGCCCTGGCGGTGGGCGGCAACGATCTGCCGGACCTCGAGGCGCGGGTGGATGCGCTCCACCGGGTGCGCGACGAGAAGGGCTTCCTGTCGGTGGTGCTGGCCGCCAAGCGAATCGCCAACATCGTCAAGGACCACAACGAGTACTCCCTCGATCCGGAAGTCTTCGCCGAAGACGCCGAGCGCGACCTGCACGACGCCTTCCAGGCCCTGCGCTCGCAGATCGAGGAAGCGGCGGCGGCGGGGGAGTACGAGCGCGGCCTGCGGCGCATCGCCGATCTGGCGGAGGTGCTCGACCGATTCTTCGTGGAGGTGCTGGTGATGGACGAGGACCGCGACCGGCGGCGCAACCGCATCGCCCTGCTGCAGGCCATCCATCGGGTGATCTCGCGCACCGCTCGGCTGACGGAAGTGGTGGTGGATCGCGCCGAGCATCGGTCGCGTTTCGAGGAGGACGAATCCTGA
- a CDS encoding tetratricopeptide repeat protein, with translation MNRLNPHRRCFLSFSVAVVLLTNTALWAQENPASPQTPAEKAQALLTAEKWPQAIAAFEALTEASPDDPQAWFGLAQARHGAGDYGAAVVAYGRAADAGFSAPRTLFQGARALAAAGRAEEAVARLGELADTGAKVAAAVRADADLSKLAARRDFQAVLTRLTPCSEDEFHQFDFWLGEWDVVNQQSGATGAINRISAVHGGCALHEQYENGAYVGSSLNGYDATTGRWYQFWSDNQGTVLRLMGEWDGKSMVMQSAPAPDPQASPLNRISWTPNQDGTVRQHWETSTDDGKTWTTAFDGLYTKKGSQK, from the coding sequence ATGAACCGCCTGAACCCCCACCGCCGTTGCTTTCTGTCTTTTTCGGTCGCCGTCGTTTTGCTGACGAACACTGCGCTCTGGGCTCAGGAGAACCCTGCCTCGCCTCAGACTCCCGCGGAGAAGGCTCAGGCGCTGCTGACGGCGGAGAAGTGGCCCCAGGCCATCGCCGCCTTCGAGGCCTTGACGGAGGCCTCGCCGGACGATCCGCAGGCCTGGTTCGGTCTGGCCCAGGCGCGCCATGGGGCGGGGGACTACGGCGCCGCCGTCGTCGCCTACGGTCGGGCCGCCGACGCCGGTTTTTCGGCACCCCGCACCCTGTTCCAGGGGGCCCGCGCCCTGGCCGCCGCCGGCCGCGCCGAGGAGGCCGTCGCCCGTCTCGGGGAACTCGCCGACACCGGCGCCAAGGTCGCCGCCGCCGTCCGGGCCGACGCGGATCTTTCCAAACTGGCCGCACGGCGGGACTTCCAGGCGGTGCTCACCCGCCTCACGCCGTGCAGCGAAGACGAATTCCACCAATTCGATTTCTGGCTGGGGGAGTGGGACGTGGTCAACCAGCAGAGCGGGGCCACCGGTGCGATCAACCGCATCAGCGCCGTCCACGGCGGCTGCGCCCTCCACGAGCAATACGAAAACGGCGCCTACGTCGGCTCGTCCCTGAACGGCTACGACGCCACCACCGGCAGGTGGTATCAGTTCTGGAGCGACAACCAGGGCACCGTCCTGCGATTGATGGGGGAGTGGGACGGCAAATCGATGGTGATGCAGTCCGCCCCGGCACCGGATCCGCAGGCTTCGCCCCTCAACCGCATCTCCTGGACTCCCAACCAAGACGGCACCGTCCGCCAGCACTGGGAAACCTCCACCGACGACGGCAAGACCTGGACCACAGCCTTCGACGGGCTGTACACGAAGAAGGGTTCGCAAAAGTAG
- a CDS encoding class I SAM-dependent methyltransferase, which produces MTASDSSAESSNKARLDRFWDGNRDYYEQAATANPEASPERQRLFAYLEPGDRVLDLGSGSCENALWLPAGSRYVGTDVSTAALVMADEKGRPGERVRSDGETLPFATASFDAVISTWALEHFHRPAQTLLEAARVLRPGGLLLVVGSAWDLPYDLPPSLDPRRRLGLAAVRLLRQLRSLLDGSHVFELVAEPRVLTEGYVPDADAVHVAQSWRLERFLRAAGLELEIFEPLPHRPDPKGARGMLRRLLRLVPAWRRGWGSTLFAVRRGERLHRPAFRRVFL; this is translated from the coding sequence GTGACCGCGTCGGATTCCAGCGCCGAGTCGTCCAACAAGGCGCGTCTCGATCGATTCTGGGACGGCAATCGGGACTACTACGAACAGGCCGCCACGGCCAACCCCGAGGCCTCGCCGGAGCGACAGCGGCTGTTCGCATACCTCGAGCCCGGCGACCGGGTGCTCGATCTCGGTTCCGGCTCCTGCGAAAACGCCCTCTGGCTGCCGGCGGGCAGCCGCTACGTGGGCACCGATGTCTCCACCGCGGCCCTGGTGATGGCCGACGAAAAGGGGCGGCCCGGCGAGCGGGTGCGGAGCGATGGCGAAACCCTGCCCTTTGCCACCGCGTCCTTCGATGCGGTGATCTCCACCTGGGCTCTCGAACACTTCCACCGGCCGGCGCAGACGCTGCTCGAAGCGGCTCGGGTGCTGCGGCCGGGAGGCCTGCTGCTGGTGGTGGGTTCCGCATGGGACCTGCCCTACGATCTGCCGCCGAGCCTCGATCCACGCCGCCGACTGGGCCTCGCCGCGGTGCGGCTGTTGCGCCAACTGCGGTCCCTCTTGGATGGCTCCCACGTCTTCGAACTCGTCGCGGAGCCTCGGGTGCTGACGGAAGGGTACGTGCCGGACGCCGACGCCGTCCACGTCGCCCAATCCTGGCGCCTGGAGCGGTTCCTGCGGGCCGCCGGCCTGGAGTTGGAGATCTTCGAACCGCTGCCCCACCGGCCAGACCCAAAAGGTGCCAGGGGAATGTTGCGGCGGCTGTTGCGCCTTGTCCCCGCCTGGCGCCGGGGCTGGGGTTCGACCCTGTTCGCCGTGCGGCGAGGCGAGCGGCTGCATCGGCCGGCGTTTCGACGGGTCTTCCTCTGA
- a CDS encoding glycine--tRNA ligase subunit alpha, translating to MQTFQELILRLSEFWAEQGCVLQQPYDLEVGAGTMHPDTFLRVLGPEPWRVAYVQPSRRPADGRYGDNPFRLAKHYQMQVVLKPSPKDIQALYVKSLEAMGIDLSVHDLRFEEDNWEAPTLGAWGVGWQVMLDGMEITQFTYFQQAGGLELAPISAEITYGLERITMFLSRSRSLYDIRWVEGGVRYGQVRHQDELEMSKYYFELADVKFLSEQFDGQEREANRCLEAGLVLPAYECALKCSHLFNVLDARGAVSVTERVAIIRRVRRLAVACAEEYVASRERLGYPLLPAPATSEEEVAHAER from the coding sequence ATGCAGACTTTTCAAGAACTGATCCTGCGCCTATCCGAGTTCTGGGCCGAGCAGGGTTGTGTTCTCCAACAGCCCTACGACCTGGAGGTCGGGGCCGGCACGATGCACCCGGACACCTTCCTGCGGGTGCTCGGCCCGGAGCCTTGGCGGGTGGCCTATGTGCAGCCGTCTCGGCGGCCGGCCGACGGGCGCTACGGCGACAATCCCTTTCGGCTGGCCAAGCACTATCAAATGCAGGTGGTCTTGAAGCCTTCGCCGAAGGACATCCAGGCCCTCTACGTGAAGAGCCTGGAGGCGATGGGCATCGACCTGTCGGTGCACGACCTGCGCTTCGAAGAGGACAACTGGGAAGCGCCGACCTTGGGCGCCTGGGGTGTCGGCTGGCAGGTGATGCTCGACGGCATGGAGATCACCCAGTTCACCTACTTTCAGCAGGCCGGCGGCCTGGAGCTGGCGCCGATCAGCGCCGAGATCACCTACGGCTTGGAACGCATCACCATGTTCCTCTCCCGCTCGCGCAGCCTCTACGACATCCGCTGGGTGGAGGGCGGCGTGCGCTACGGCCAGGTGCGGCACCAGGACGAGCTGGAGATGTCGAAGTACTACTTCGAGCTGGCGGACGTGAAGTTCCTCTCCGAGCAGTTCGACGGCCAAGAGCGAGAGGCGAACCGATGCCTGGAGGCCGGGCTGGTGCTGCCGGCCTACGAATGCGCCCTCAAGTGCTCTCACCTATTCAATGTGCTCGACGCCCGGGGCGCCGTTTCGGTGACCGAGCGGGTCGCCATCATCCGGCGGGTGCGGCGCCTGGCGGTGGCCTGTGCTGAGGAATACGTAGCGAGTCGCGAGCGCCTGGGCTACCCGTTGCTGCCGGCACCGGCGACGAGCGAGGAGGAGGTGGCTCATGCCGAAAGGTGA
- the rnc gene encoding ribonuclease III, with the protein MAQRLTSGGIFGRRLSPLEEKLGYRFRQPDLIDLAVTHRSHANEHGLLGNYERLEFLGDAVLGLVTADWLYDTMPDVAEGELSKLKSFLVSRPVLARRARYLELGELLRLGVGEERSGGRTKDSLLADCMEAVIGAVYLDGGLEPAGELIRELLAEALEQRRTRFLGDAKTRLQELAQAEGWSLPDYRLIESSGPDHSKLFTFECRLNGDRVGVGSGKSKKVAEQAAAAAALEIVEGPHAL; encoded by the coding sequence ATGGCTCAGCGCTTGACCTCCGGCGGCATCTTCGGCCGGCGTCTCAGCCCGCTCGAGGAGAAGCTCGGCTATCGCTTCCGGCAACCGGACCTGATCGACCTGGCCGTCACCCACCGCTCCCACGCCAACGAGCACGGCCTGCTGGGCAATTACGAGCGGTTGGAGTTTCTGGGCGACGCTGTGCTCGGGCTGGTCACCGCCGACTGGCTCTACGACACCATGCCCGATGTCGCCGAAGGGGAGCTGTCGAAGCTCAAGAGCTTCCTGGTCTCGCGGCCGGTGCTGGCGCGGCGCGCCCGCTACCTCGAACTCGGCGAACTGCTTCGGCTGGGAGTTGGCGAGGAACGCTCCGGTGGACGCACCAAGGACTCCCTGCTGGCGGACTGTATGGAAGCGGTGATCGGCGCTGTCTACCTCGACGGCGGCCTGGAGCCGGCTGGAGAGCTGATCCGCGAACTTCTCGCCGAGGCCCTCGAACAGCGCCGCACCCGCTTCCTCGGCGACGCCAAGACCCGCCTCCAGGAACTCGCTCAGGCGGAAGGCTGGTCCCTGCCGGATTACCGGTTGATCGAATCCAGCGGCCCGGACCACTCGAAACTTTTCACCTTCGAGTGCCGTTTGAACGGTGACCGCGTCGGCGTCGGCTCCGGCAAGAGCAAGAAAGTGGCCGAGCAGGCCGCCGCCGCGGCGGCGCTGGAGATCGTCGAAGGTCCCCACGCCCTGTAG